ACCCTGGCTCATCTTGAGAAAGACGCGCTGCCATATATTGATATGGAAATTTTCAAGGAGAATGGCTGGCAGTACGGTAAGGTTGACGCGGGCTGCGGCGACGCGGGATTCCAATTTATAAAAAAGGGTATTACACTTGCAATGGAGGGCATTCTCGACGGTGTTGTGACTGGCCCGATTAACAAGGAAGCGCTGAACCTTGCCGGGCATCATTTTTCGGGGCATACTGAAATTTTCGCGCATTATACTGGCGCAAAAACATATCGTATGGTCTTGACGAGTGATAAGCTTCGGGTGATCCACGTGACTACTCATGCGTCAATCCGCAAGGTGTGCGATATGGTTAAAAAAGACCGGATTTATGACACGATCTGTCTGGCGAATGAAACGCTGCGGCTCCTGGGGATTGATTCTCCCAGAATAGGCGTGGCAGGCTTTAACCCGCACTGTTCAGAAGGCGGCCTTTTTGGTGATGAGGAAGCCCTTGAGATTATTCCAGCCATAGAGGCCGCTAAAAAGGCAGGCATAAGGGTCATTGGCCCAGTTTCGCCGGACACGGTTTTTGTAAAAGCGCTCG
The DNA window shown above is from Eubacterium limosum and carries:
- the pdxA gene encoding 4-hydroxythreonine-4-phosphate dehydrogenase PdxA — its product is MKPILGITIGDPAGIGPEITLKAMACQKILRVCSPVAVGDKKVLENALKITKIEKKLVAVKEDSLKETLAHLEKDALPYIDMEIFKENGWQYGKVDAGCGDAGFQFIKKGITLAMEGILDGVVTGPINKEALNLAGHHFSGHTEIFAHYTGAKTYRMVLTSDKLRVIHVTTHASIRKVCDMVKKDRIYDTICLANETLRLLGIDSPRIGVAGFNPHCSEGGLFGDEEALEIIPAIEAAKKAGIRVIGPVSPDTVFVKALGGAYDMVVAMYHDQGHIPLKLCGFKMDAETGAFTSMSGVNCTVGLPIIRTSVDHGTAFEVAGTGKANEESMIDALHMAAAMARGREKRR